In Oncorhynchus kisutch isolate 150728-3 linkage group LG11, Okis_V2, whole genome shotgun sequence, the genomic stretch cacattacatatagattagaacacacacacacacattacatatagattagaacacacacacacacacacattacatatagattagaacacacacacattacatatagattagaacacacacacattacatatagattagaacacacacacattacatatagattagaacacacacacacacacattacatatagattagaacacacacacacacattacatatagattagaacacacacacacacacacattacatatagattagaacacacacacattacatatagattagaaacacacacattacatatagatagaacacacacacattacattagattagaacacacacacacattacatatagattagaacacacaccacacacacattacatatagattagaaccacacacacacacacattacatatagattagaacacacacacacattacatatagattagaacacacacacacacattacatatagattagaacacacacacacattacatatagattagaacacacacacacattacatatagattagaacacacacacacacacacattacatatagattagaacacacacacacattacatatagattagaacacacacacacattacatatagattagaacacacacacacattacatatagattagaacacacacacacattacatataaattagaacacacacacacattacacatagattagaacacacacacacacacacattacatatagattagaacacacacacacattacatatagattagaacacacacacacattacatatagattagaacacacacacacattacatatagattagaacacacacacacacattacatatagattagaacacacacacacacattacatatagattagaacacacacacacacattacatatagattagaacacacacacagcaagagagaaaggaacatacacacactccccttctctctcctagcTGTTGTTGGTTGTGTTACAGGAGGCGTGTGCGATGGGCATCGAGGCGGGCATCAACCCAACAGACCACCTGATCACAGCGTACCGCGCCCATGGCTACACTTTCACACGGGGTGTATGCGTTAGAGAGATCATGGCTGAACTCACAGGTGAGACACACCTAGAAACTGATCGAAGGTCAGATTTCTATTTCCTCCTAATGGTTACAGTCAGGATTTAAGGAAGATAAACTGATCCTTCCACCTGACATAgatttctattctctctctgtctcttgttctcAGGTCGTAGAGGAGGTGTGGCCAAGGGCAAAGGTGGTTCTATGCACATGTACGCTAAACACTTCTATGGAGGGAATGGAATCGTGGGGGCTCAGGTAACTCTCTGAACAGGTcagactctctcacacacaaacctAGACCGAGAGGGGAACATGCATTttcgcagtgtgtgtgtctacaggttCCATTGGGTGCTGGTGTGGCACTAGCCTGTCAGTACCAGGGCAACAACCAGGTGTGCGTGGCGCTGTACGGAGACGGAGCAGccaaccaggtgaggtctatctAACAGTTACAATGAAGTTATTAAATCATCATCATCGTCTCTGCTCTTGTCCAATCAGGGCCAGATCTTTGAGTCGTTCAACATGGCGGCTCTGTGGAAGCTGCCGTGTATCTTCATCTGTGAGAACAACAAGTTTGGCATGGGGACGTCTGTAGAGAGATCCTCTGCTAGCACTGACTACTTCAAGAGAGGAGACTATATACCTGGAATcaaggtaggacacacacacacacagtcaatgaGTGTATCTTTGCTATACTGACACCTCTGTCCCTGTGGTGTAGGTGGATGGCATGGACGTGCTGTGTGTGAGGGAGGCCATCAAGTTTGCTGCAGACTACTGCAGAGCCGGGAAGGTGAACTATGATTGGTTATAGAGCTGGAGAAGAGGAGTCCTGATTGGTGCAGAGATGAAAAAGTGATAGCTGGTTTAAGAGCTTAGAGTGTTAAGAATCACTTTGTCTCAGACAATCTAATGTCTGAGGACTGATCCTATTCTAGTATCCCACCAGTGTCTCTTCCCTGACAGAGGGCTGATCCTATTCTAGTATCCCACCAGTGTCTCTTCCCTGACAGAGGGCTGATCCTATTCTAGTATCCCACCAGTGTCTCTTCCCTGACAGAGGGCTGATCCTATTCTAGTATCCCACCAGTGTCTCTTCCCTCACAGAGGACTGATCCTATTCTAGTATCCCACCAGTGTCTCTTCCCTGACAGAGGGAGGCTCAGTGACCAGCAGAATAGAGACAGTCTGTGAGACTCTAGTACAGTTGTAACTGGCCTTGCACTCCTGGTCTGCTGCAGGCCAAACAGCATAGATATAGGAAGATCCTCTGCTACAGTAGAAATCCCTGATCAGGCTATTCTGCAGTATCATGGTGGGGTTGGCTAGCTCGTTGAATGTCTTGCTTTTGAAACCTCCTTGGCAGGGTCCTATTGTGATGGAGCTGGAGACCTACCGTTACCATGGACACAGCATGAGCGACCCCGGGGTTAGGTGAGACATGAtctctgacctttgacccctgaCCATGTGTTCGTCAACTGAGCACCCTGTCTCTCCCCGCCCCCTCACTCCTCACCacatctcccatctctctccctccctctctattctgTTTTTAGCCCTGCCACCTCCTTGTGTTGCCACTCCCtagtttacccccccccccctttcccctcttAGTGTAGTGCA encodes the following:
- the LOC109898999 gene encoding pyruvate dehydrogenase E1 component subunit alpha, mitochondrial-like isoform X3 produces the protein MVLSTRFFTDFTPQASFDIKKCELHRLEAGPSETAVLTREQGLQYYRTMQTMRRMELKADQLYKQKIIRGFCHLYDGQEACAMGIEAGINPTDHLITAYRAHGYTFTRGVCVREIMAELTGRRGGVAKGKGGSMHMYAKHFYGGNGIVGAQCVCLQVPLGAGVALACQYQGNNQVCVALYGDGAANQGQIFESFNMAALWKLPCIFICENNKFGMGTSVERSSASTDYFKRGDYIPGIKVDGMDVLCVREAIKFAADYCRAGKGPIVMELETYRYHGHSMSDPGVSYRSREEIQEVRSKSDPITMLKERMLSNNMASVEEIKEIDVDIRKVIEDAAQFAISDPEPPLDELCNHIFANDLPMEVRGTNPWVKLKSVS
- the LOC109898999 gene encoding pyruvate dehydrogenase E1 component subunit alpha, mitochondrial-like isoform X1; the encoded protein is MQKMLTLISNVYRLGNASKNVGARMVLSTRFFTDFTPQASFDIKKCELHRLEAGPSETAVLTREQGLQYYRTMQTMRRMELKADQLYKQKIIRGFCHLYDGQEACAMGIEAGINPTDHLITAYRAHGYTFTRGVCVREIMAELTGRRGGVAKGKGGSMHMYAKHFYGGNGIVGAQCVCLQVPLGAGVALACQYQGNNQVCVALYGDGAANQGQIFESFNMAALWKLPCIFICENNKFGMGTSVERSSASTDYFKRGDYIPGIKVDGMDVLCVREAIKFAADYCRAGKGPIVMELETYRYHGHSMSDPGVSYRSREEIQEVRSKSDPITMLKERMLSNNMASVEEIKEIDVDIRKVIEDAAQFAISDPEPPLDELCNHIFANDLPMEVRGTNPWVKLKSVS
- the LOC109898999 gene encoding pyruvate dehydrogenase E1 component subunit alpha, mitochondrial-like isoform X2 — translated: MQKMLTLISNVYRLGNASKNVGARMVLSTRFFTDFTPQASFDIKKCELHRLEAGPSETAVLTREQGLQYYRTMQTMRRMELKADQLYKQKIIRGFCHLYDGQEACAMGIEAGINPTDHLITAYRAHGYTFTRGVCVREIMAELTGRRGGVAKGKGGSMHMYAKHFYGGNGIVGAQVPLGAGVALACQYQGNNQVCVALYGDGAANQGQIFESFNMAALWKLPCIFICENNKFGMGTSVERSSASTDYFKRGDYIPGIKVDGMDVLCVREAIKFAADYCRAGKGPIVMELETYRYHGHSMSDPGVSYRSREEIQEVRSKSDPITMLKERMLSNNMASVEEIKEIDVDIRKVIEDAAQFAISDPEPPLDELCNHIFANDLPMEVRGTNPWVKLKSVS